The Streptomyces achromogenes DNA segment CGCCTCCACCGTGACGGTGACCGGCGAGGGCAGCGCGAGCGCGGAGCCCGACCTCGCGGTCGTCGGCGCCGGCGTCGAGGCCACCGCCAAGACCTCGCAGGCCGCGATGGACGCCCAGAGCGGTGCGGCCGCCGCGCTGCTCGCCGCGGTGCGCGCCGAGGGCGTCGCCGACCGGGACGTCCACACCGAGAGCGTGTCCCTCCACCCCGTCTACGACTCCACGGGCGGCGCCTCCCGACTGACGGGCTACCAGGCCGCGCAGTCCTTCACCGTCAAAGTGCGCCAGGTGTCGAGGACCGGCAAGGTCCTGCAGGCGGTCACGGACGCCGCGGGCGACGCGGCCCGCATCGGCTTCGTGGTCTTCGACGTCTCCGACCCGGCCCCGCTGCGGGCCCGCGCGCGGGAGGCCGCGCACGCCGACGCCCGGGCCAAGGCCGAGCAGTACGCCCGCCTCAGCGGCCGTGAGCTGGGCCGGTTGATCTCGCTCAGCGAGGACGCGTCCACCACACCGCGCCCCGTCCCCTCGGCAGGTGACACGCCCGGCGCCGGCATGGCCGCCGTACCCGCGGCGCCCGGCGAGATCCGGGCGACGGCGACCGTGACTGCGGTCTACGCCCTGGACTGAGCACCGCTCAGGCCGTACGGCCCGTCTGCGAGGCCGGCCGTCCTGGCCGCCTTCGCCGTCCGGGGTTCCGTGCGCCTGCGGCAGCGGGGGCTGACGGACTGCGGCGCTCGCGGGTCGTCCGGTCCCGGCCGACTTCTGGCTTCCGGACCCGGCTTCCCATCGGTGCTGGCGGGCAGGATCCCGGTCAGGGTCCCTGTGTGCCGGAAGGGCCGGAAGGGCCGGAAGGGCCGGAAGGGCCGGAAGGGGCGGAAGGGCCGGAAGGGCCGGAAGGGGCGGAGGTGCCGACGGGCAGCCCGAGTTCGCGGGCCAGCGCCTCGTTCACCCACTCCTGCGCACGGGCCCGGGACACCGCGCCCGAGTAGGACGTCAGTTGCACGGCGAGCCCGTCGAGCAGGGCCGTCAGACGCAGGGCCGTGGCGGCCGGATCGGGGCACCGGAACTCACCCGCGGCGACGCCCTCCGCGATCACTCCGGCGAGCGCGGCCTTCCACTCCCGGTCGAGGTGGCGGGCGACCTCCCGCAGCGCCGGCTCGCGCAGTGACACCGCCCAGCCCTCGATCCACAGCCGCCAGCCCTTGGCCTGGCCGGTGGGCGCGTACCAGCGCACCACCGACCGCAGCCGGCGCAACGCCGTGGTGCGGCGGCCGACCAGCTTGCGCAGATGTGCCAGGTCGTCCTGAGCCGCGTGGGCGAACGCGTCGGCGACCAGCCGCTCCTTCGTCGAGAAGTGGTACAGCACCAGCGCGTTGCTCACCCCGAGGGCCGCGGCCACGTCGGCGATCCTGACCGCCGCCACGCCCCGCACCTCGATCTGCTCGATGGCCGCCCGCAGCAGTTCCTCCCGCCGCTCGGCCACGCTCAACCGGACCCTCGCCACGCCCGTCACCCTACACAGGGGCTGTGAGCTGCCCCGACGCCGTCATCCGCCGTCGCCGAACCGCTCCGTGACGGCCCGCAGCCGCTCCTTCGCGAGCGCGTGCGCGGCCGCCCGCGGGGTCGTCCCGTCGCCCTCCGCGCGATTCAGCACCCGCTCCGTCAGGCCGCGCATCGAGCGGCGCGTGTACTCGAAGGCCTCCTGTGCGTCCGCGCCGACGTCGCCGAAGAGCGTCCACCACCACCAGGCGTTCGTCCCGGAGTTGACGACGACGTCCGGCAGCACGCTCACCCCGCGCGCGTTCAGCAGCGCCTCCGCCTCCGGAAGGACCGGCATGTTGGCCGCCTCGGCGATCCAGCGGGCGGTGATGTGCTCCTGCTCCCGCACGCCGATCGCGTACGACACGGCGGCCGGCACCAGCACTTCGGCCTCCGCCGACAGCCAGGCGTCGCCCGGCAGTTCACGGTCGCCGGGTCGCAGCGCGGACCGGTCGACCGTGCCGTGGCCGTCCCGCGCGGCCAGCAGCGCCTCGACGTCGAGCCCGTCGGGGTGGGCGATCGTGCCCCGGACGTCGGCGACGGCCACCACCGTCAGCCCCGCGCGCGTGAGGAAGCGCGCGGTGGCGCCGCCCATGGTGCCGAGCCCCTGGAGCGCCACCCGGGTCCCGGCGTACGGCACGCCGGCCCGGTCCAGGGCCGTCAGCACGGACTCGGCCACTCCGCAGCCGCCTACCAGCTCGTCGAGGCCGATGCCGTCCACCTCGACCGCGAAGGCGTCCGCGAGGCGCGCGCGGGCCGCCCGCGCGTCGTCCAGCAACGGGTAGACGGCCTGCACGGACGAGACGAGACCCGCCTCGGCGGCGGCCCGGTCCACCAGGTCCTGGGTCAGGCCCAGGTCCTCGCCGGTGGTCCAGCAGCTCTCCACGTACGGACGCATCGCCCGCAGGTAGCGCACCAGCATCCCGTACGCCCGCGGATCCCGTGGGTCGCAGTCGATGCCGCCCTTGGCCCCGCCCAGCGGGACGTACGCCGCCCCGGGATCGTAGTGCAGCGCCTCCTTCAGGCTCATGCCGC contains these protein-coding regions:
- a CDS encoding Glu/Leu/Phe/Val dehydrogenase dimerization domain-containing protein; this encodes MSDAPLLSLTWTDDVTGRRGFLVVDRLVRGVCSGGLRMREGCTLAEVTGLARGMSLKEALHYDPGAAYVPLGGAKGGIDCDPRDPRAYGMLVRYLRAMRPYVESCWTTGEDLGLTQDLVDRAAAEAGLVSSVQAVYPLLDDARAARARLADAFAVEVDGIGLDELVGGCGVAESVLTALDRAGVPYAGTRVALQGLGTMGGATARFLTRAGLTVVAVADVRGTIAHPDGLDVEALLAARDGHGTVDRSALRPGDRELPGDAWLSAEAEVLVPAAVSYAIGVREQEHITARWIAEAANMPVLPEAEALLNARGVSVLPDVVVNSGTNAWWWWTLFGDVGADAQEAFEYTRRSMRGLTERVLNRAEGDGTTPRAAAHALAKERLRAVTERFGDGG
- a CDS encoding TetR/AcrR family transcriptional regulator gives rise to the protein MARVRLSVAERREELLRAAIEQIEVRGVAAVRIADVAAALGVSNALVLYHFSTKERLVADAFAHAAQDDLAHLRKLVGRRTTALRRLRSVVRWYAPTGQAKGWRLWIEGWAVSLREPALREVARHLDREWKAALAGVIAEGVAAGEFRCPDPAATALRLTALLDGLAVQLTSYSGAVSRARAQEWVNEALARELGLPVGTSAPSGPSGPSAPSGPSGPSGPSGPSGTQGP
- a CDS encoding SIMPL domain-containing protein is translated as MSLSRTSVTAALVALLALGGPALTAPTAAALPAQPATAAGALAADASTVTVTGEGSASAEPDLAVVGAGVEATAKTSQAAMDAQSGAAAALLAAVRAEGVADRDVHTESVSLHPVYDSTGGASRLTGYQAAQSFTVKVRQVSRTGKVLQAVTDAAGDAARIGFVVFDVSDPAPLRARAREAAHADARAKAEQYARLSGRELGRLISLSEDASTTPRPVPSAGDTPGAGMAAVPAAPGEIRATATVTAVYALD